The Diabrotica virgifera virgifera chromosome 10, PGI_DIABVI_V3a genome has a window encoding:
- the LOC126893357 gene encoding uncharacterized protein LOC126893357: MLIRLLLQIKRMSRAQKLVEAALKENNENYLILTEESIEDMPVILFADSTSTYDNLTGNIMEIEPLASGTSEAATEVFINIEPLDIIPPISNADTQEIMNVARLDNDSPVSLKSVSEECLAPVTMYHCTAQEDNNTNLIDKYFSDDSDCMNAKLVPYSEHSDSDSEEEPRRIKRRKRCQVKKATWKDQMNKLHRENGQQYTGRKKIEGKWERIQKNKRVLKPRCKCRTTDKSALKCSEVSEEERKNIFEMFWRMNWGEKTVFVNGLVQEIPTKRPRDRKDPLLTRRQSTMVFNLNLTNDCRVRVCKTMFQNTLCLTKMTIWNWKKGKENISQKTNRHATKNPHEVEVKSLQEFLNNIPKMESHYCRKSSAKLYLLPEWTSKKALYNFYTLDWCTPRNITPLSIAKFSNTLEIENISLFKPKKDECEKCLSHKLGNIPDTEHKEHIERKNEARLEKEQDKNKEEFVFTMDTQAVLLAPKSNVSSLYYKTKICTHNFCIFNIKNKDGFCYLWNETEGGLSSDNYATIIVKFITEKLLPSIHREPGQDTKIILYSDGCTAQNRNVILANALLNVATLNNVTIQQKYLEVGHTQMEADSMHATIERKLKNKIIHIPAEYAEVCVGARKNPKPYNVSYLTHEFFKSFASLQFYKSIRPGKAIGDAKVTDIRALQYKQGNLYFKLRFTDEWQLLPQRCDKRVSVKPIESLPNLHENRLKISSRKFKDLQQLKSTLPVDYRDYYDNVPHEDS; this comes from the exons ATGTTAATAAGATTATTGTTGCAGATAAAGAGGATGTCGAGGGCACAAAAACTTGTTGAAGCTGCACTGAAGGAAAACAATGAAAATTACTTAATTCTCACAGAAGAATCTATTGAAGATATGCCTGTTATACTTTTTGCTGATAGTACGTCAACATATGATAATTTAACAGGAAATATCATGGAAATTGAGCCACTTGCAAGTGGTACATCTGAGGCTGCCACAGAGGTGTTCATCAATATTGAGCCACTAGATATCATTCCGCCTATATCTAATGCTGATACACAAGAGATTATGAATGTTGCGCGTCTTGATAATGATTCGCCTGTTTCCTTGAAATCTGTTAGTGAAGAATGCTTAGCTCCAGTTACAATGTACCATTGTACAGCACAAGAAGACAACAATACTAACTTGATTGACAAATATTTCAGTGATGATAGCGACTGCATGAATGCAAAACTTGTACCTTATTCTGAGCACTCTGATTCTGACAGTGAAGAAGAACCAAGAAGAATTAAGAGAAGAAAAAGGTGTCAGGTAAAGAAAGCTACATGGAAAGATCAAATGAACAAGCTTCACAGAGAAAATGGGCAACAGTATACTGGGCGTAAAAAAATTGAAGGGAAATGggaaagaatacaaaaaaataaacgAGTTCTTAAACCTCGATGCAAATGTAGGACAACTgataaaagtgctttaaaatgTAGCGAAGTTTCAGAAGAAGAAAGGAAAAATATATTTGAGATGTTTTGGAGGATGAATTGGGGGGAAAAAACGGTTTTCGTGAATGGTCTTGTGCAAGAGATACCCACAAAACGTCCAAGAGACAGAAAAGACCCATTATTAACAAGAAGACAAAGCACAATGGTATTTAACTTAAACTTGACTAACGATTGCCGCGTGAGAGTTTGTAAAACTATGTTTCAAAACACTTTGTGTCTTACCAAAATGACTATCTGGAACTGGAAAAAAGGCAAAGAAAATATTTCTCAGAAAACAAATCGACACGCAACAAAAAATCCCCACGAAGTAGAAGTGAAATCACTTCAAGAGTTTTTGAACAATATTCCAAAAATGGAATCCCATTATTGCCGCAAAAGTTCGGCAAAGCTTTATTTGTTACCAGAATGGACCTCAAAAAAAGCCTTGTACAATTTCTACACATTAGACTGGTGCACGCCACGGAATATCACTCCCCTGTCAATTGCTAAATTTAGCAACACTTTAGAAATTGAAAATATATCACTGTTCAAGCCAAAAAAAGATGAATGCGAAAAGTGCCTCTCTCACAAACTCGGAAATATACCTGACACAGAACACAAGGAGCACATAGAAAGAAAGAATGAAGCTAGACTTGAAAAAGAACAGgataaaaataaagaagaatttgTATTCACAATGGACACGCAAGCTGTGCTATTGGCACCCAAATCTAATGTGTCATCTCTATATTATAAAACTAAGATATGCACGCACAATTTCtgtatatttaatataaaaaataaagacGGATTTTGTTATCTCTGGAACGAGACCGAAGGTGGGTTATCCTCTGACAATTACGCTACCATAATTGTCAAGTTCATCACGGAGAAACTTTTGCCGAGTATCCACAGAGAACCTGGACAGGATACTAAAATTATATTGTACAGTGATGGTTGTACAGCTCAAAATAGAAACGTAATATTGGCAAATGCATTACTAAACGTGGCAACATTAAACAATGTCACAATTCAGCAGAAGTATCTAGAGGTAGGCCATACTCAGATGGAAGCGGACTCGATGCATGCCACCATAGAGAGGAAactgaaaaacaaaataattcatATACCAGCTGAATATGCAGAAGTTTGTGTTGGAGCTCGCAAAAATCCTAAACCTTACAACGTATCTTACCTAACCCATGAATTTTTTAAATCCTTCGCAAGTTTACAGTTTTATAAGTCAATAAGACCAGGGAAAGCCATAGGAGATGCCAAg GTCACAGATATTCGTGCCCTACAATATAAACAAGGGAACCTGTACTTTAAGTTACGGTTTACAGATGAATGGCAGTTACTGCCACAGCGATGTGATAAAAGGGTCTCAGTTAAACCTATTGAAAGCTTACCGAATCTTCATGAAAATCGGCTTAAAATAAGTAGTCGTAAATTCAAAGACTTACAACAACTAAAAAGTACCTTGCCGGTGGACTACAGGGACTACTACGACAATGTGCCACATGAAGACTCATAA